The Punica granatum isolate Tunisia-2019 chromosome 4, ASM765513v2, whole genome shotgun sequence sequence gCTAATGTTGAAACGGTCCAACCCCTCAGCCGACTCCAACATTTGGCAACAGTAGCAAAGATCTCCATGGAAGATTTCCAGTCTCCTGCAGGCTGCATCTCGTTCTCCAGAAGTGACGTACAATGAGAAAGCGAGAGCATATCGAATCGCACTCGACACAATGGCGATTATATTACGACTTTCTAGCTCTGGCATTGCAGAAACGGCGAAAGACGTAAGAATGCACAAGGAATGAAAGCTACATATGCTATAACTGGAAAGGAATTGCTGCACCAGACATTCGGTTTCCATTTGTTTAGACCAAAAGcatgaatttaaaagccgaTGCTCCAACCAAGTCCCGAAGAATGAAACTTTTATAAGTGATGTTTACACCCACAACAGGAAATCTGTTAGCTAGGTTGAGTTACAGCACCTCACTGAATTCCCCCGCAGCTAATGTCACTGAGGCCGAAAACAATCTGAATCTTTCCCGTGACGTACGTAATCTTAAACATCCTGATCTTCCACAAAAGTTTAATGCAGCTAAACAGTGTAGTTATGTATATTACAGCTCAACCTGCCTACCCAAGTTTTACAAAAATCAGGGCCGTCACGCACTAACAAAATAATTGAGCTATACTGGCAGCAGAACAATAAATCAATACCATGATACAACTCACACGATGCCATGAGCGTGCGTGGGAGACTGAAACTTCAATGCAACAGAATCAGTGGAAATTGCACTGTTGCAATAGAGGGTGGCTGTAGTCGACGTACTTCTCCCATAGGGGTTTGTATTTCTCCATCCCGATCTTCAGCCACGGCTTTGAATTCCCATTGTAGTGCAGTACTGCTCCCTTCTCAATCAGCTGAGGGTCCACGTTTGTGTAGCCCAGGCCCAGAACATGCCATGACGGGTCCAAGGGCTGCGTTAGCCCATAGAACGTTAATAAACCAGGAGGCAGTGTCCCAAGCTTCCAGAGTGTCCTGTCCACGTTCCTCTCCTGCCAGTAGTGGTAGATTCCAGTCACGTTCCTCTTTCTCCATTCGACAAGATCAAACACATTCATCCCAAAGGCCCAACCACAGGCATCAGGATCAAAGTGCTCTCTTATGAGGGGGTGGGAATAGTTCAGGTACTTATGGTACCGGTGGAATGTCTCCATGCAGGTCTCTACAGCTCCATTCACATTACCATTCAGATCAATTGAGAAAAGACCTGAAAGATCCTTCTGAACTACAACATCATCATCTAGGAACACGACCTTCTTAAGGTGTGGGAAAACTTCAGGGATGTAGAACCTAAGGTGGTTCAGCATCGACAGATACTTTGGGTTCCGGAACTTGATTGGAGTCTTGCTTCCATCGCTTGTGCCAGAGAAGTAATAGCTCTGAGTCTCCGAGTCCTGGAGCTGCTTCAGGACAGGAACATAAGAGGCATTCAACCAGGTAAAATCCTCAAACTTCTGAACCTCCACAGTGACTCCTCGGAATCTATTCATGGAGAACCAGGCCTTCATTGCTGAGAAGTTTATCTCATCAGTCACCAGATGAAAGACCACCATGTCAGGATTATTCGAGCTTAAAGCCGTCGAGTTGACCACGACTGAAGTCGCTAGAATGTTGTCTGAGAATACGCAGAAGTGATACCGATTGTTATCAATGAGCTTCAGATGCATCTGATTCCTCTCATCGAGCTTCCTCTGTAAGTTCGAGTTTTTGAACCACTCGGCGGTTAGTCTAACCCCAAGGCAGTACAAGCTCTTCGGGACTTCCTCTGCTGCGATCTGACCATACTTCGAGCTCTTGTCAGTCACTGAGCTCATCTGCTCGTCCAGGGACTGGATCTTGGCTTTGAGCCTCATGATCATGGTAGCGCTATCATAGTGGAGTTGTTGTGCTTGGAAGAGCAGCACTGCCAAATCTCGGATGGCAGTTTCTGATTCTTTAACTGTTAGTGGAGCTCGTCTCGTGGCAGCATTTGACAGAAGGGCCTGAGAGTTGCGGATTTGTGCACTCAATTCCCATGCAAACTGGAGGTTGTTGCTCTCCTTGGCAATGACAACAAAGGCTTTCGCAAGAGAGATTTGATCGCTAAGTTGCCTGGTGACGGAGTTCACGCTCAGCATCTCATCGGTTATGTTGAGGCCTTCCATTATCCTTTCATGTCTATACCTCTGCAGAAGACGACCATCATGAAATGTTCACATCCATCAttccaaagaaaaaagacataATACTGTCTTTTGGTTCATTTAACAGAAAACTGACTTGTTCAGGGAGTTGAATCCTGGTGTTAAAACCGAAATAATCATCATGGGAACTGAAGCACAGTTTCCGGCAAAATGCCCAAAGAAGTTTACCAACTTTCTCTTTTGATGATTAAGAGCATTCATAATCTCAATTAAATAAGAAAGACTGTACGAAAGACAAAATGGTAAAAAGTTGACaaactttcttttttgatgaTTAAGAGCATTCATATTCTCACAGAAAGCCGCGTGCTTCCCAGGATAATGTCACTGGCAGCAGAAGTATGGTCACTGAGCTATAATCCTTTTTTTAGATTCACGAATTTAGCTCTCAATGAACCACAAATCTCTCTTGCTACATCATACTTATCTTCACCATTTCCCTTAGAGCACGATGCTGATCAATTGTCTTAtcgagaagaagaaaagatccATACACTCTCCGGCATTAGTCTAAGCTTCAGGCATCCACATTGCCTGGTAGTGTTCCGAGCAAACCAATTTGTTCTTTCATCGAATATCGCTATTCGAATATATCTTCACAGCGTCTACTGATTCAGGCATTGGTCCTAAGACATCTAACTAGTCATACTACCTGAACTGCAACTCAAGACAACTTGGAATCAGTTCACTGAGATATTGAAGTGAATCTTCATGGGCAATCACGGGCACTGACCAGACACAATCACAGTCATCACATCACATTAGAATATAATATCAAAAAAACACaaaaccgagcatgcaacgtTGCTAAAGATCATATGAACAGCTGTGGATGGATCAAACAGTAATCGAAAATCACACAATTGCAGTTGCACATCGTCAAAATTGCCCAATGGTCAGTTACGAGAGAAGAAGGAACTGCGAAGAAGAGGACCATTTGGGATATTGATCCAACCCCAGTACACGAGCAACCGCACCACCGACAGTTTTCTCAACAGGAAAAAGGGGAAGGGCGAGCTTTTTCCTTACCTTGACCATGGAGGGTCTCGATTCGATTTGACTATTGTTAGTCAGAATCACGAGGAAGAGAAGCACAGCAACAACGCAGAGCGCCCACCACACCACGTTCGGCCACCGCCTCCTGACCGGCCGCCGGATCCGCCTCATAATTCCGCCTAACTCCGACGCCCCGAGACCCAACTAGCAGGAGAAATTTCAGCAATGGCGGCGAGAGGTCGATTCTCGGAGCATCTGCTTCAGATCCTAAGCTGGTGTATTGAGATCCGCAGCAGAGCAGAACAGGCTCGCGGGTCTGAATCAAAAAGAGATCATGGACTCATTACCCTTTTGGGTTGGGAAGTCAGAGAAGCAGAAAAGCCTCTCTCTTGGATAACGGCTCGTGATGTGATGCGAAACTGTGCTTTGATTTCTGTGGTGGGGCGTCTGTTCTTCGTTGCTGCTTTGCTTTTTCTCTGCGGTGTAACAATGGCAGTTTGGGAGCTCAATCGACTGGCGAGCAGTGACTCTGTGTgatctgcttcttcttcttctcgtcGAAACTAATGAATCAATGGACGCGTTTGCCtccttaaaattaaaaaaacaaataacatTAAATATGGAAGTTTGtatattcttaaaaaaaaaaaaaaacacaatcTTCCTTTGGAAATTGCAACAGGAAAAAGATTTTAGATCATACTTACTCCtgaagaattttttattttttaaggaaaactTTCTAAACGTAGAGAGCTGCAAAATATATGTTTACTTATAtagaaaaatgatattatttttctaacaaaatttccttttttttttgcactatTTAGATTTGTGCATAAATTAAagaatcatttttttattctccaatttttcattagtcaatttttttctttttaaatttttaattataactatccttttattaattatttatttccatGATATATGCGTCCAATACTAAAGTAGTTACTGATTTACTATGaactataaattttctaaCTTTAACATTAATAAacctatttattatattttccatgaagaaataaaattagaaaataagaagaaaagtaGAGATGAAAAGTGAGAACTAGTTCTTTGAAATTCCCTTATCCTCTCTTAGCTGAACATTTCTCAGGAGGTCAGGACTCAGGACCATGGAATTAACATAGCCAACGGTCCCGAAGTATTAAGAAGCATCTGGCTAAGGGATTGAATGACTTCTCGGGAAAGAACTAATACCATTAAACCT is a genomic window containing:
- the LOC116204880 gene encoding probable galacturonosyltransferase 10; its protein translation is MRRIRRPVRRRWPNVVWWALCVVAVLLFLVILTNNSQIESRPSMVKRYRHERIMEGLNITDEMLSVNSVTRQLSDQISLAKAFVVIAKESNNLQFAWELSAQIRNSQALLSNAATRRAPLTVKESETAIRDLAVLLFQAQQLHYDSATMIMRLKAKIQSLDEQMSSVTDKSSKYGQIAAEEVPKSLYCLGVRLTAEWFKNSNLQRKLDERNQMHLKLIDNNRYHFCVFSDNILATSVVVNSTALSSNNPDMVVFHLVTDEINFSAMKAWFSMNRFRGVTVEVQKFEDFTWLNASYVPVLKQLQDSETQSYYFSGTSDGSKTPIKFRNPKYLSMLNHLRFYIPEVFPHLKKVVFLDDDVVVQKDLSGLFSIDLNGNVNGAVETCMETFHRYHKYLNYSHPLIREHFDPDACGWAFGMNVFDLVEWRKRNVTGIYHYWQERNVDRTLWKLGTLPPGLLTFYGLTQPLDPSWHVLGLGYTNVDPQLIEKGAVLHYNGNSKPWLKIGMEKYKPLWEKYVDYSHPLLQQCNFH